The Kluyvera intermedia genome includes the window CAAAGGAATAACAATTAGATCATGCAAAGCCTGTCCCCCACATTGCGCTATCTTCAGGCCCTCGAACAGGGCAGCCATCAACCAGATGATGTCCAGCGTGAGGCGGTAAGCCGCCTCGATACCATTTACCAGGAACTTCAAACAAAAATAACGGCACCTGCCGCTGGTGGCGGGCTAAAAGCGCGCTTTGGTAAACTGCTGGGCAAGAAAGACAACGACACACCGACCGCCGTTCGCGGCCTTTATATGTGGGGCGGCGTAGGGCGCGGGAAAACCTGGCTGATGGATATGTTTTACCAAAGCCTGCCGGGCACCCGTAAACAACGCCTGCATTTCCACCGTTTTATGCTGCGAGTGCACGAGGAGTTGGCGGCGCTGCAAGGGCATAGCGATCCGCTGGAAATTGTTGCCGAACGCTTTAAAGCGGAGACGGACGTCCTGTGTTTCGACGAATTTTTTGTTTCGGATATCACCGACGCCATGCTGCTTGGCGGCTTAATGAAAGCGCTGTTTGCTCGCGGTATTACGCTGGTGGCAACGTCGAATATTCCGCCGGATGAGCTTTATCGCAACGGGCTACAGCGTGCGCGCTTTATGCCCGCCATTGAGGCGATTAAAGAACATTGTGACGTCATGAATGTCGATGCGGGTATCGATTACCGTCTGCGTACCTTGACTCAGGCGCACCTGTGGCTCTCGCCGCTCAATAGCGAGACGCGTCAACAGATGGATAAGCTATGGCTGGCGCTGGCGGGTACCGCGCAGCACAATGCCAGCACGCTGGAAATTAATCATCGTCCGCTGCCGACGCTGGGCGTTGAGAATCAAACGCTGGCGGTGTCGTTTACGACGCTATGCGTGGATGCGCGTAGCCAGCATGACTATATCGCGCTGTCGCGTCTGTTCCATACGGTGATGCTGTTTGATGTCCCGGTGATGACGCCCTTGCTTGAGAGTGAAGCACGACGCTTTATTGCTTTGGTGGATGAGTTTTACGAGCGCCACGTGAAGCTGGTGGTGAGCGCGGAAGTTGAGCTGTACAACATCTATCAGGGCGAACGACTGAAGTTTGAGTTCCAGCGCTGCCTATCGCGTTTGCAGGAGATGCAGAGCGAAGAGTATCTGAAGCGCCCGCACATGCCTTAATTAATGCATAGCCTATGTAGCCCGGGCGAGGCGTTCACGCCGACCCCGGGAAACCCTCCGCACGAATTCCCAGCATCGCTTCGACCGACCGGTCTACATGGGCAAACAAAACCCATCGCAAATCACATAAAGGGGTCGATCTTTGACCCTGACTTCTCTATACTCTTGCGACCCCACGTTACGAGAGAGTTTTTTTCCCAAAACTTTCTATGTGCCGGCATAGGCTATTCGAAGGGGTAGGTTTGCTGGACAATGTCGTGTGAACCTCATCTGACTAAACGTTTGGGTGTTCACCAACGTGTAACTAATTTATTTGGGTAAGCTTTTAATGAAAACTTTTACAGCTAAACCAGAAACCGTAAAACGCGACTGGTATGTTGTCGACGCGACCGGTAAAACTCTGGGCCGTCTGGCTTCCGAACTGGCTCTGCGCCTGCGCGGTAAGCATAAAGCGGAATACACTCCGCACGTAGATACCGGTGATTACATCATCGTTCTGAACGCTGATAAAGTTGCTGTAACCGGCAACAAGCGTACTGACAAAGTGTACTATCGTCACACTGGCTACGTCGGTGGTCTTAAAGAAGCGACCTTTGAAGAGATGATTGCTCGCCATCCTGAGCGTGTGATTGAAATCGCGGTTAAAGGCATGCTGCCAAAAGGCCCGCTGGGTCGTGCAATGTACCGTAAACTCAAAGTTTACGCGGGCAATGAGCACAACCACGCGGCACAGCAACCGCAAGTTCTTGACATCTAATCGGGATTATAGGCAATGGCTGAAAATCAATACTACGGCACTGGTCGCCGCAAAAGTTCTGCAGCTCGCGTTTTCATCAAACCGGGTAGCGGTAAAATCGTAATCAACCAACGTTCTCTGGAACAGTACTTCGGTCGTGAAACTGCCCGCATGGTAGTTCGTCAGCCGCTGGAACTGGTCGATATGATTGGTAAACTGGACCTGTACATCACCGTTAAAGGTGGTGGTATCTCTGGTCAAGCTGGTGCTATCCGTCACGGTATCACCCGTGCACTGATGGAATATGACGAGTCACTGCGTGGCGAACTGCGTAAAGCAGGCTTCGTTACTCGTGATGCTCGTGAGGTTGAACGTAAGAAAGTCGGCCTGCGTAAAGCACGTCGTCGTCCTCAGTTCTCCAAACGTTAATTGGTTTCTGCTTCGGCAGACAACAATTTGCGAAAAAACCCGCTTCGGCGGGTTTTTTTATGCCCGTAGAATGGGGATTGTAGGTTCTTTTTCTGCTTTTCCAGAATCGCCTCACCACAAGTCATTCAAAATCTGGTAGACTATCATCCAATTTTCTGCCCAATTGCGCGCGATTGTTCATTTTATGTTTAGTTTATGAACGAGAATGTTGTCTAACGTGCAGAGGCTTATCATCTGGCTAGCCGCCGTTGTGGCTGGTAGCAGTACAAATTCTGATTACACCTGGAGGTTTTCATGGCTGTCGCTGCCAACAAACGTTCGGTAATGACGCTGTTTTCTGGTCCTACTGACATCTATAGCCATCAGGTCCGCATTGTGCTGGCTGAGAAAGGTGTTAGTTTTGAAATCGAGCTCGTGGAAAAGGACAATCCACCACAGGATCTGATTGACCTCAACCCGAATCAAAGCGTTCCGACACTGGTCGATCGTGAGCTGACCCTTTGGGAATCTCGCATCATTATGGAATATCTGGATGAGCGTTTCCCTCATCCGCCGCTGATGCCGGTTTATCCGGTTGCACGTGGTGAAAGCCGCCTGTACATGCACCGTATCGAAAAAGACTGGTACTCACTGATGCACACTGTGATGTCCGGTTCTGCCGCTCAGGCCGATGCCGCTCGTAAACAGCTGCGCGAAGAACTGCTGGCGATTGCCCCAGTGTTCACTCAGAAGCCATTCTTCCTGAGCGATGAGTTCAGCATCGTTGACTGCTACCTGGCTCCACTGCTGTGGCGTCTGCCGGTCATGGGTATTGAGCTGGTAGGTGCGGGTGCTAAAGAGCTGAAAGGCTATATGACCCGCGTCTTCGAGCGTGATTCTTTCCTCGCGTCCTTAACGGAACCTGAGCGCGAAATGCGCCTTGGCCGGGGTTAATTGAATGGATGTTTCACAGCTTTCTCCGCGTCGTCCGTATCTGCTTCGCGCGTTTTATGAGTGGCTGCTGGATAACCAACTGACGCCACATCTGGTGGTTGACGTGATGCAGCCCGGTATAAACGTACCGATGGAGTATGCGCGCGATGGTCAGATTGTGTTGAACATCGCGCCGCGCGCGGTAGGCAACCTCGAACTGTCCAACGAAGAAGTGCGCTTTAATGCGCGCTTCGGCGGCGTTCCACGTCAGGTTTCGGTCCCACTGGCTGCCGTGCTGGCTATCTATGCCCGTGAGAACGGCGCTGGGACGATGTTTGAAGCAGAAGCGGCCTATGATGAAAACGCTGAAGGCTTCAACGATGATGCTGTGGAAGAGAGTGGTAACGAAACGGTGATGTCAATCATTGATGGTGATAAGCCTGATAGCGATGACGATACCGATCCAGACGACACTCCGCCACCGCCACGCGGTGGACGCCCGGCGTTACGCGTAGTGAAATAAAATCAGGCCCTTTAGGGCCTGATTTGTTTTGTAGGGATTAACGCGCCACACACTCTTTTATTCCCAGAATATCATCACCCTATCGTTCACCCCGTTAATTGGTTTTATGAGCCTCAAGCATGGTTTGCGAGCGGACGAGTTCATCCGCCAACAACTTCTCGTCAGGTAACTGCATTTTGTACTCACTGGTAAGCACTTTATGAGGTAAACCCGTCAGGGCATAGTGAGCCTCGCCAGCACCTTTTTCCGCGCACAGGATTAAGCCTACAGGTGGATTCTCTCCAGGCATTGTCCAGTGCTCCTGGGCGTAATTCAGATACATGTTCATTTGCCCTGCATCGGCGTAGCTAAATTTGCCGACCTTAAGGTCAACGATGAGCAGGCAGCGTAAGCGGCGGTGGAAGAACAGCAGGTCAATGCGAAACCAGCTATCGTCAATGCGTAATCGACGCTGACGACCCACAAAGGCAAAGTCATCACCGAGTTCCAGCATAAAATCCATCAGGTGGTTTATCAGCGCTTCTTCAAGATCGGATTCAGAATACTCATCCTTCAGATCGAGGAATTCGAGAATGAACGGGTCACGTATTGCTTGTTCTGGCGTAACATCAGCGACGGTGGGGGCGGCCTGCTGCAACATGGTGGTTTTATCGTGGGACAGTAATGTTCGTTCGTAAAATTGGGTGGTGATTTGCCTATCAAGCTGCCTTACTGACCAGCCGTTACGTAACGTCTCTTTCTCGTAAAAAGCGCGGGCATCAGGATTTTTAACCGATAGCAGGCGGACATAAGCTGACCAGGGAAGCAGGAAAATTTTGGCGAGTTGTGCCAGACGGGAAGATTCACCAGACACTGTCTGCTGAATTCCAATGCTCTGAAAATAAAGATAAAAAGCCCGTATCTGTCGCAAGTTTCCCGTTGAAAACCCCCGTTTGTATCGCTGATTTAAATCGACGGACAAACGTTCAATCAGTTGAGTTCCGTAAGCCGCTCGCGCTTCACCGCCTTGTTCAAATTCGACAATTCGGCGGCCAATCTCCCAATAAGTTGCCGTCATAATTGCGTTGATGCTGCGGACCGTTTCTGTCCGGGCGTTATCCAATAAATGAATTATACCGTCATGGATTTGCTGATAATCCTCAGCACGGGATGTAGAGGTGAGTGTATTCATGTCTTCCCTGGCGTGATAGTTACGAGGTGAAAATATATCGCTATCAATACGCTCGGGGTCTTATGTCGTCAATCCATGCCGATTGGATTACATGGACTTGCATCAGTACTTGCGAGTTGCTTTCCAGGAATGTCGTGAATGTGCGAAGAAGAAAACAGGCCCCCATCCAGCAATGTGAATTTGGCAGGGGGCCAGAGAGGTTTTTACACTTCCAGGTAATTCATAATCCCGTCAGCCGCTTTACGACCTTCGGCAATCGCCGTGACCACCAGGTCCGAACCGCGCACGATGTCACCACCGGCGAAGATTTTCGGGTTGCTGGTCTGGAATGCATTCTCGCTGCCTTCCGGGGCAATAACACGACCCTGAGAGTCCAGCTCAACGCTGTGTTTTGCCAACCATTCCATGCTGTGAGGACGGAAACCAAATGCCATTACTACTGCATCGGCTGGCACCACGTGTTCGGAACCGGCAACGATCTCCGCACGACGACGGCCTTTCGCATCCGGCTTGCCCATTTCAGTACGTGCCATTTTTACGCCGCATACTTTGCCGTTCGCATTCACTTCCACACCCAGTGGCTGGACGTTGAACTGGAACTCGACGCCTTCTTCACGCGCATTTTTCACTTCGCGTTTAGAACCTGGCATATTCTCTTCATCACGACGGTAGGCGCAGATAACATGCGCGGCGTTCTGACGAATAGAAGTCCGTACGCAGTCCATCGCGGTATCGCCGCCGCCCAGCACAACAACGCGTTTGCCTTCCATGCTGACATACGGCTCGTCAGGCGTTTCGCCGAAGCCCATCAACTGCTTGGTATTGGCAATCAGGAACGGCAGGGCATCGAATACGTCAGAAGCGTCTTCGTTTTCCAGACCGCCGCGCATCGACTGATAGGTGCCCACGCCGAGGAATACGGAATCGTAATCCTTCAGCAGGTCATCGATCTGTACATCGCGGCCGACTTCTACGTTGAGTTTGAACTCAATACCCATGCCGGTGAAGATTTCACGGCGGCGGGTCATAACTTCTTTCTCCAGCTTAAAGGCCGGGATACCGAAGGTCAGCAGACCGCCGATTTCCGGGTGACGGTCAAAGACCACCGCCTTCACGCCGTTGCGGGTCAGCACATCGGCACACGCCAGGCCAGCCGGGCCGGCACCGATGATGGCGACTTTCTTGTCGGTCTGCTTAACGCCGGTCATGTCTGGACGCCAGCCCATCTCAAACGCTTTATCGTTGATATAGCGCTCGATGTTGCCGATGGTCACCGCGCCGAACTCATCGTTCAGGGTACAGGAACCTTCGCACAGACGATCCTGCGGGCAAACGCGCCCACAGACTTCCGGCAAGGTATTGGTCTGGTGTGACAGCTCTGCTGCCTCAAAAATACGTCCCTCGTTGGCCAGTTTCAGCCAGTTAGGGATGTAGTTATGTACCGGACATTTCCACTCGCAATACGGGTTGCCGCAGGACAGGCAGCGGTCTGCCTGTGCTTTGGCCTGGCCTTCGGAAAACGGCTCATAGATCTCGATAAACTCGATCTTACGGATCTTCAGCGGTTTCTTTGGCGGATCAACGCGCTGGAGGTCGATAAATTGATATACGTTCTGACTCATGATGACCCCTTACTGCGCCTGCACACGCAGCTCAGCTGCGCTACGACTACGATGACCCAACAGTGCTTTCACATCACTGGACTTCGGTTTAACCAGCGCGAATTTCGCTGAGAATGCCGGCCAGTTCGCCAGGATCTCTTCGCCACGGGATGAACCGGTCAACTGCACGTGCTCGGTAATAAGCCCACGCAGATGCTCTTCGTGAATAGCCAGCGTTTCAACATCCAGCACCTCCACCAGTTCCGGGTTCACGCGTTTGCGGAAATCACCGCTTTCATCCAGTACGTAGGCGAAGCCGCCCGTCATACCGGCACCGAAGTTGACGCCCGTTTTCCCCAGCACGCAGACGATCCCGCCAGTCATGTATTCACAACCGTTGTCGCCAATACCTTCCACGACGGTGATGGCCCCGGAGTTACGCACACCGAAACGTTCACCTGCGCGGCCTGCGGCGTACAGACGACCACCGGTCGCGCCGTAAAGGCAGGTGTTGCCGATAATGCTGGCTTCATGACTGCGGAAGGCAGAACCGACCGGAGGACGAATCGCCAGCAGACCGCCAGCCATGCCTTTACCGACGTAGTCGTTGGCATCGCCGGTCAGATACAGCTCAACGCCGCCGGCGTTCCACACGCCGAAGCTCTGGCCTGCGGTACCGCTGAAGTGCGCTTTAATCGGATCTGACGCCAGCCCTTGGTCGCCGTGCGTCTGGGCGATGTAGCCCGACAGCGATGCGCCCACGGAACGGTCGGTGTTGCGGATATCGAACCAGAAGGTTTTGCTCTGGCGCTCATCCACAAACGGTTTTGCCTGCTGCAACAGTTGAGCGTTCAGCACACCGTTATCAAACGGTGGGTTGTTCTCAGTGCAGAACAGCGCTTTGCCAGGATGCGGCTCGGCGGTTTCCAGCAGACGAGACAGCTCCAGCTTCTGCTGCTTGGCGGTGAACCCGTCCAGCTCTTTGAGCAGGTCGGTACGGCCAATAAGATCCACCAGGCGGGTCACGCCCAGGCTTGCCATTAGCTCGCGCACTTCACGGGCGATAAATTCAAAGTAGTTGGTCACTTTGAACGGCAGGCCGTGATAGTGGTTCTTACGCAGTTTTTCGTCCTGGGTTGCTACACCGGTTGCGCAGTTGTTCAGGTGACAAATACGCAGGTATTTACAGCCCAGCGCGACCATTGGGCCGGTGCCGAAGCCGAAGCTTTCCGCGCCGAGAATCGCCGCTTTAATGATGTCGACGCCGGTCTTAAGACCGCCATCCACTTGTAAACGGATCTTGTGACGCAGACCGTTAGCCACCAGTGCTTGCTGAGTTTCCACCAAGCCCAGTTCCCACGGACAGCCTGCATATTTCACGGAAGAGAGCGGGCTTGCGCCGGTACCACCGTCGTAACCGGCGATGGTGATGAGATCCGCATAGGCTTTCGCCACGCCGGTCGCGATGGTGCCAACGCCCGGTTCGGAGACCAGCTTCACGGAGATCAGTGCTTTCGGGTTGACCTGTTTTAAGTCGAAAATCAGCTGCGCTAAGTCCTCGATAGAGTAGATATCGTGGTGCGGTGGCGGGGAAATCAGCGTCACGCCCGGTACCGAATAACGCAGTTTAGCGATGTACGGCGTGACTTTATCACCCGGTAACTGACCGCCTTCGCCCGGTTTTGCGCCCTGAGCAACTTTAATCTGAATGACGTCAGCGTTCACCAGATACGCCGGGGTTACACCAAAGCGACCAGAAGCAACCTGCTTAATACGCGACACTTTATTGGTGCCGTAGCGCGCAGGGTCTTCACCACCTTCGCCGGAGTTGGAGTTACCGCCAATGCTGTTCATCGCTTCCGCCAGCGCTTCGTGCGCTTCCGGGCTCAGTGCGCCGATAGACATCGCTGCCGTATCGAAGCGCTTGAACAGTGAGCTTGCCGGTTCAACGTCAGACACGCTCACCGCTTCGCCATTCGGGGCAATCGCCAGCAGATCGCGCAGCGTGGCGGCCGGACGGTTATTCACCAGTGCGGCATATTCTTGATAATCGCTGTACTCGCCGCTTTGTACCGCCTGTTGCAGGGTGCGCACTACGTCCGGGTTATAGGCGTGGTATTCGCCACCGTGGACGTATTTGAGCTGACCGCCCTGATCCAGTGGCTTACGCGCAAGCCAGGCACGTTTCGACAGGTTCAGCAGATCTTGCTGGAAGTCGTCGAACGACGCCCCGCCGATACGGCTGACCACGCCCTGGAAGCAGTTCTCAACCACGTCATCGTGCAGGCCAACCGCTTCAAACAGTTTGGAGCAGCGATAAGATGCGATAGTCGAGATGCCCATTTTGGACATGATCTTGTACAGACCTTTGTTGATTCCGTTACGGTAGTTCAGCATCACCGTGCGGTAATCTTTTTCGATAGCGTGGGTATCAATCAGACGTCCCAGCGTTTCGTAGGCCAGATACGGATAGATTGCCGTGGCACCGAAACCGAGCAGCACCGCGAAGTGATGCGGGTCACGGGCGCTTGCCGTTTCAACGATGATGTTGGCGTCGCAGCGCAGGCTCTTATCTACCAGACGTGCTTGAACGGCGCCGACGGCCATCGGTGCCGGAACCGGCAGACGGTTTTTGGCAATGTTACGGTCAGACAGCACCAGCAGGACGGTACCGTCACGAACCATCTGTTCGGCTTTATCGCACAGCGCTTTGACCGTCTCTTCGAGGTTGGATTCCGTCACATCGAAAGTGATATCCAGCGTATCGGCGCGGTAGTGCTCCTCTTTCATCGTGGTGAGCTGATTGAAATCGGAGTACAGCAGAATTGGTGATTTGAAGCTCAGACGGTGCGCCTGGCCTTCCGCTTCGCAGAAGACGTTCATCTCACGACCGATGCTGGTCGCCAGCGACATGACGTGCGCTTCACGCAGCGGATCGATTGGCGGGTTGGTCACCTGCGCAAACTGCTGGCGGAAGTAGTCATAAATAATGCGTGGCTGGCTGGAGAGCACGGCAAACGGGGTATCATCGCCCATTGAACCGACCGCTTCCTGGCCATTTTCACCGAGTACGCGCAGGATGGAGTCAAGCTCTTCGGCGCTGTAGTTAAACTGTTTTTGGTAGCTGGCGAGCGTATCGTCGTCCAGCTCGCGGCTGCCGACCTGATCGTCTGCCAGATCTTCAAACGGCACCAGTCGACGGACGTAGTTCTCCATCCACTCTTTGTACGGATGGCGGCTTTTCAGATCGTCATCGGTTTCCGCCGAGTGCAGAATGCGGCCTGAGCGGGTATCGATAACC containing:
- the sspB gene encoding ClpXP protease specificity-enhancing factor, with the translated sequence MDVSQLSPRRPYLLRAFYEWLLDNQLTPHLVVDVMQPGINVPMEYARDGQIVLNIAPRAVGNLELSNEEVRFNARFGGVPRQVSVPLAAVLAIYARENGAGTMFEAEAAYDENAEGFNDDAVEESGNETVMSIIDGDKPDSDDDTDPDDTPPPPRGGRPALRVVK
- the zapE gene encoding cell division protein ZapE encodes the protein MQSLSPTLRYLQALEQGSHQPDDVQREAVSRLDTIYQELQTKITAPAAGGGLKARFGKLLGKKDNDTPTAVRGLYMWGGVGRGKTWLMDMFYQSLPGTRKQRLHFHRFMLRVHEELAALQGHSDPLEIVAERFKAETDVLCFDEFFVSDITDAMLLGGLMKALFARGITLVATSNIPPDELYRNGLQRARFMPAIEAIKEHCDVMNVDAGIDYRLRTLTQAHLWLSPLNSETRQQMDKLWLALAGTAQHNASTLEINHRPLPTLGVENQTLAVSFTTLCVDARSQHDYIALSRLFHTVMLFDVPVMTPLLESEARRFIALVDEFYERHVKLVVSAEVELYNIYQGERLKFEFQRCLSRLQEMQSEEYLKRPHMP
- the gltB gene encoding glutamate synthase large subunit; protein product: MLYDKSLERDNCGFGLIAHIEGEPSHKVVRTAIHALARMQHRGAILADGKTGDGCGLLLQKPDRFFRIVAAERGWRLAKNYAVGMLFLNKDPELAAASRRIVEEELQRETLSIVGWRDVPTNEGVLGEIALSSLPRIEQIFVNAPAGWRPRDMERRLFIARRRIEKRLQEDKDFYVCSLSNLVNIYKGLCMPADLPRFYLDLADLRLESAICLFHQRFSTNTVPRWPLAQPFRYLAHNGEINTITGNRQWARARTYKFQTPLIPDLHDAAPFVNETGSDSSSMDNMLELLLAGGMDIIRAMRLLVPPAWQNNPDMDPDLRSFFDFNSMHMEPWDGPAGIVMSDGRYAACNLDRNGLRPARYVITKDKLITCASEVGIWDYQPDEVVEKGRVGPGELMVIDTRSGRILHSAETDDDLKSRHPYKEWMENYVRRLVPFEDLADDQVGSRELDDDTLASYQKQFNYSAEELDSILRVLGENGQEAVGSMGDDTPFAVLSSQPRIIYDYFRQQFAQVTNPPIDPLREAHVMSLATSIGREMNVFCEAEGQAHRLSFKSPILLYSDFNQLTTMKEEHYRADTLDITFDVTESNLEETVKALCDKAEQMVRDGTVLLVLSDRNIAKNRLPVPAPMAVGAVQARLVDKSLRCDANIIVETASARDPHHFAVLLGFGATAIYPYLAYETLGRLIDTHAIEKDYRTVMLNYRNGINKGLYKIMSKMGISTIASYRCSKLFEAVGLHDDVVENCFQGVVSRIGGASFDDFQQDLLNLSKRAWLARKPLDQGGQLKYVHGGEYHAYNPDVVRTLQQAVQSGEYSDYQEYAALVNNRPAATLRDLLAIAPNGEAVSVSDVEPASSLFKRFDTAAMSIGALSPEAHEALAEAMNSIGGNSNSGEGGEDPARYGTNKVSRIKQVASGRFGVTPAYLVNADVIQIKVAQGAKPGEGGQLPGDKVTPYIAKLRYSVPGVTLISPPPHHDIYSIEDLAQLIFDLKQVNPKALISVKLVSEPGVGTIATGVAKAYADLITIAGYDGGTGASPLSSVKYAGCPWELGLVETQQALVANGLRHKIRLQVDGGLKTGVDIIKAAILGAESFGFGTGPMVALGCKYLRICHLNNCATGVATQDEKLRKNHYHGLPFKVTNYFEFIAREVRELMASLGVTRLVDLIGRTDLLKELDGFTAKQQKLELSRLLETAEPHPGKALFCTENNPPFDNGVLNAQLLQQAKPFVDERQSKTFWFDIRNTDRSVGASLSGYIAQTHGDQGLASDPIKAHFSGTAGQSFGVWNAGGVELYLTGDANDYVGKGMAGGLLAIRPPVGSAFRSHEASIIGNTCLYGATGGRLYAAGRAGERFGVRNSGAITVVEGIGDNGCEYMTGGIVCVLGKTGVNFGAGMTGGFAYVLDESGDFRKRVNPELVEVLDVETLAIHEEHLRGLITEHVQLTGSSRGEEILANWPAFSAKFALVKPKSSDVKALLGHRSRSAAELRVQAQ
- the rpsI gene encoding 30S ribosomal protein S9, producing MAENQYYGTGRRKSSAARVFIKPGSGKIVINQRSLEQYFGRETARMVVRQPLELVDMIGKLDLYITVKGGGISGQAGAIRHGITRALMEYDESLRGELRKAGFVTRDAREVERKKVGLRKARRRPQFSKR
- the rplM gene encoding 50S ribosomal protein L13; this translates as MKTFTAKPETVKRDWYVVDATGKTLGRLASELALRLRGKHKAEYTPHVDTGDYIIVLNADKVAVTGNKRTDKVYYRHTGYVGGLKEATFEEMIARHPERVIEIAVKGMLPKGPLGRAMYRKLKVYAGNEHNHAAQQPQVLDI
- a CDS encoding glutamate synthase small subunit, producing MSQNVYQFIDLQRVDPPKKPLKIRKIEFIEIYEPFSEGQAKAQADRCLSCGNPYCEWKCPVHNYIPNWLKLANEGRIFEAAELSHQTNTLPEVCGRVCPQDRLCEGSCTLNDEFGAVTIGNIERYINDKAFEMGWRPDMTGVKQTDKKVAIIGAGPAGLACADVLTRNGVKAVVFDRHPEIGGLLTFGIPAFKLEKEVMTRRREIFTGMGIEFKLNVEVGRDVQIDDLLKDYDSVFLGVGTYQSMRGGLENEDASDVFDALPFLIANTKQLMGFGETPDEPYVSMEGKRVVVLGGGDTAMDCVRTSIRQNAAHVICAYRRDEENMPGSKREVKNAREEGVEFQFNVQPLGVEVNANGKVCGVKMARTEMGKPDAKGRRRAEIVAGSEHVVPADAVVMAFGFRPHSMEWLAKHSVELDSQGRVIAPEGSENAFQTSNPKIFAGGDIVRGSDLVVTAIAEGRKAADGIMNYLEV
- the sspA gene encoding stringent starvation protein SspA; this translates as MAVAANKRSVMTLFSGPTDIYSHQVRIVLAEKGVSFEIELVEKDNPPQDLIDLNPNQSVPTLVDRELTLWESRIIMEYLDERFPHPPLMPVYPVARGESRLYMHRIEKDWYSLMHTVMSGSAAQADAARKQLREELLAIAPVFTQKPFFLSDEFSIVDCYLAPLLWRLPVMGIELVGAGAKELKGYMTRVFERDSFLASLTEPEREMRLGRG
- a CDS encoding PDDEXK nuclease domain-containing protein; this translates as MNTLTSTSRAEDYQQIHDGIIHLLDNARTETVRSINAIMTATYWEIGRRIVEFEQGGEARAAYGTQLIERLSVDLNQRYKRGFSTGNLRQIRAFYLYFQSIGIQQTVSGESSRLAQLAKIFLLPWSAYVRLLSVKNPDARAFYEKETLRNGWSVRQLDRQITTQFYERTLLSHDKTTMLQQAAPTVADVTPEQAIRDPFILEFLDLKDEYSESDLEEALINHLMDFMLELGDDFAFVGRQRRLRIDDSWFRIDLLFFHRRLRCLLIVDLKVGKFSYADAGQMNMYLNYAQEHWTMPGENPPVGLILCAEKGAGEAHYALTGLPHKVLTSEYKMQLPDEKLLADELVRSQTMLEAHKTN